Part of the Lycium ferocissimum isolate CSIRO_LF1 chromosome 6, AGI_CSIRO_Lferr_CH_V1, whole genome shotgun sequence genome, TCTTGATATGGAGCCGTGCATCCTTTTATAGGCTTTACGCTATGGAAATCTAGATTAATCAGACAAACACGACAGGTTTCAAATTCTAAATggttatttataatttttttttttttaaaaaaaaaaaaaaaaaaaaaaacctcaaacCACAAATGAGCTCTATGCTAATGGGAATCTATACGGAGGCATAAACCACTAACTGTTATATAAACTTTAAAAACGATCAACCTCAAAGGTCTTTTAGTTAATGGTGATGATGTGCATTGTGCAAACCCCACTTAACTGTCTAAAAAACCAAGTAGTAATGCAGTGTTAAACCCACTTAACAATTTAATTTGAGTAATGCTTAACAGCCATATACAGATGATGCTAGCTAGCTAATTTATTTGTTCAAGCTGGCCTAACAAGGTTTTGGATTGTAGTGCCAACATTATGTTGTTTTAATGCAACATTAAATCTTATATACACTAATTGTTATAATGTCAAAGAATTTTATAGGATACTATCCAATAGTCATAtaattggattttttaaaacgtATATAGTTTTGAAAAATTCAATTATATGATTATTGAGTTCAATAATTTTTCTCTGTTGTATCGAGTCCCGATAAAAGTTGGGAAGAGAATGTTGAAGAGGGAAAAGTTTTGTTAGATTAGGAACATGCATTTAGATGGCGATATGTAATATTCAATATGCATGTAACTAGTTCAAAGTTTATTATTTGGTGGAAATTTTAAATGGCCCAAAATTATCTCTATATAGAAAATACTCCATTCgcttttacttgtcatgttcaCGTTTCGCTTCTCGatagtcaatttgactaatcccCAAAGtcaaattgaattagattaattcaatattttaaaattaaaatttagatgttcaaaaactatacgaaaaatactataagttgcaattcttctcatattaatatgattaaaaaaaatatcttaaaaaaTGGGTCAAAATCCATATAGTTTTATTCTACAAAAAATGAAAcgtaaaaaataaaagtgaacggcAAAAGTACACACTTAAATCATATGGTCATGGAATTTCCAACATAGAAGTTTATTCACTGTTATCCCCTTTTCCATGACCCTCATGCAAAGCCACAAAAAGGCATAAGCTCTTTAATGTAAAGTTCTATAAGTTGTGGTTCACGTACTCCTAAattttaaggtaatatgaataTCTTTTGAGACACTAGTTGGCCAGTGAGCAAAGTAACAAAAACAATATTTGCTTAATCAATTGTTagtaaaattttgaaaagcaaagcaacttattaataaaaaaagagTGTGCTTGGGAAAAAGTGGAACAATTTTAAGGTCAGATTTCGAACTCACAAATTTAAagaattttaaatattaaaccCATTATATTTAAATTCTCGATCTATTTCTACGCTAATTCTTATTGCACGTAATCATAAAATCTCGCCTAAATGTTGGGATTTAACGAATCTTTTTTGAGTTGTCACAACTTAGTCGCAGTgtacttttaatttatttccaGTTCTAAAAGAGttaattagaaagaaaaaaaaaaaggtagttgCTCCTATTTAGTTTGTCCTATTTAAATAGTCGAAGTGTGTGCAAGTTGGCCCTGAAAAGTTTTATTTCTTACTATAAATGTGAACACTAtgatattatttaatttatttgtctgGTTGTTGTTTTATTACCAAGGCAAACCAGACCAAAAACAGTAAACTGACTTTTCAAATACCATTtatctatatttcttttatcaATATCTTTAAGTTGTATTGTTTTTATTGGTATTTTGGCCAATCCATTTCCTTTCTCTGTCTCTTTTGAGTTGCCCATCTTATGGTTGACCCCTAAGATTATATATAATGAAAAGCCACAGGTCGTTTTATCTTTGAAAATAGACCAATAGAAATCTTGGTCGGCTTATCAAGTGGGattttaatattaattattatcATATGTTAGACAACTAGCAAACAAGCACTTGAAAAGTTATCAAATAAAAAACTTCATTTTCTGAATTCCACTTTGAGGTGAATATTTGTTTAATAACGTATCAAAGTCATTAGTGGTATGCGAGTTTTCTGAACTCTTAACACTTGTTAGCCAATGAGCAAAGtaacaaattaaattatatttgttTAACTAATTGTTGAAAAGTAAAGCAACTGATAAAAAGTTTGCTTGGATAGAAGTGGACCAATTTTAAGGTAAATGATATGACAAGGAAATGAGtcattgttgtataatgttTTGGCAGACATGATGTTACCACTTCTTGGGGGGGAAAATTAAGAAGCAGGTttaattttgaaccaaaatggAATAGTAAAGAGTGGGTTTTTGTCGAGATTTCTCGTTTTGTTTATGTGGATTTCCCAATATAATAAAAACTTGTATACCCTAACTATTTCATTTCTTGGACCCAGAAACAAAACAATTATCTTTAGGACTTCATAATATCGGAGAGTATGTTGTATTGTTAAGGCACCACTAAAGGTTGTATTAGGATGATAAAAGTAATGTTCCATCCTTAATCATAAATATCGAGTCATCCTTAAAATTCATGAcaatgactattttcaaagaCATGCTCCAAGAGTGGCTAGTGGGCtcctataattaaaaaaatggtaaTCGTTTTCaggttttcaaattttaaaggtGAAGAAACTTCATTAGATATGTCACAAAATTTCACCTgtaattttcaagaaagctcCAAGAGTGGCTAGTGGTTATTTTTAGAAAATGGTCGTAAGGCCCAAATTGGCTAGGACTATTCTACCCCAAAGTGACTTCCTATGCAAATTTGAGTTAATCTAGCCCCATAACGGATATGAAATACCgggtgaaaaaccaaaaaatgtGTGGTTAAAGCAGACCATAATTCTCTGGCTTGAATTTGAGTTAATCTAGCCCCATAACGGATATGAAATACCgggtgaaaaaccaaaaaatgtGTGGTTAAAGCAGACCATAATTCTCTGGCTTGACTATCAAACACCTTCTAATCCGAAGACCCAAGACCCTTTAATCTTAACCTATATAGAGCAACACTCTTACCTTTTTGGAACGTTCTAGGTTGGCAGTTGCTTGatattatttcatgtttatATAATGTTTACATCTTTCAAGAATACGAATTCATGAAGCTCTCCAAAATATAAATCTGATTTGAACAGTTCTCTATCAAACTAATTACATTTTTTCACTGTTGACATGGCTAGTAATTTGCAGCAAGGCTCAAATAACCCAAAGGCCAAATCTAAACAATTTAAGGTCCATATTCTTACCTAAACTGGGTCTGAAAGAATAGCCCCTTGGCATCACAACCCACGTTTGGCTGCAATACTTCATGGCTATATTCACCATTGcaaaagaataacattaaattTGACATGTACAACAAAATGAATACCAAATAAGACATTGTTGCAAGCCTTCCATATGTGCAACGGAAGAACCTCATTTATCTCATTATGCATGCATGCCAGAATATAAAAGTAGATTTGCTGACAATTTTAGAAACGTATTCATAAGAGTACAAAATTTCTTTAACACAAAGCATGACACTCTTAGTTTCTTCCATTCTCGACTTGTTTAGCACAGCGGAACGAGAGTATCGACCACTTTGGTGCCAAGCTTAACCCTTTGCCCCAATATTTTACTGAAATCAAAGTGTAACCAAGTCCACCTCTTTTCTCAACAATCACATTATCCCTTCGCAACAGAGTACAGGTACAAATGAATTTGGCTCAAACTTGCAGAAGTAAGCAAACCTTGTTATCTACAACAAAAAGCACAAATATTTAGCATGGGAGCAACAGAACTACTCTATGGACACAGGGTCAAAATACGACGATGAGGGAAAGACTAGATAGAATGTGTATTACGAGCATAAACGGGCAAGCACTTTCTTCACAAATGTTTAGCCCTCCAGTCCACAGTATTCTCATCACTGTCATCATCACTTGACGATTCGTCATCACTAGACTCTttatttacaactttaatttctttGCTGCCTAATGAAGATTTAGCAGCCTTAAGTTCCATCTTCTTCCTCCTCAACATCTCCAGTCTTTCTCTATAGCCCCTGGAGTCATGCAATATAAAAGTTTATATTGACTTTTGGACCATGTAAACAAAAtatagcaaaattttcaaaatggaCTAAATCAGTTTTCATCATTTCAGAAACTGACCTCTGTTCGACagatacttcttcttcaatcaTTTCTGCAGCATCAATCTGCATTGTATAAATGGCAGAGTGGGTAAATAACATGGTTTAACAGGATAGAAAATTTGCAGAAGCTCAACAACTAttttgtaataaaagatgacctcttcttcttctaaaCGGTTGTCAACCTCTTTTAAGTCTTCTTGGATTAACTTCTCAAATTCTTTGTACTCATCCCTGCAATTAAGTCATTAGAGTCAAGGTCAATTTTTGCCTGGAAGAgccaacaaaataaaaaaaggaggGGGAGCAGGATAGAAAAAGAACGAACTGCTTCTTTATTGTTTCACAAGGACTGAGACTAGATCAGTTAAGACCCTGAGAGAATACAGTAGTCATATAAAAGTAAGATGTGTTATCTACTCCAAAATGCGAAGGAGCTGATGAAAGAATAGAAAGAATAAATTTACTTCTGATGCAACAGCTATATTTTGTCACATTCGGAGCTGTAAAATCAAAGGCTGCTTAATAGCTTCAGCAATTGCACCACACAGAAATGACCACCATACATTTccagacaacaacaacatacccagcgtaatcccacaagtggggtctagggagggtaggatgtacgcatgTCCGCAGACCATACATTTCACAGAATAAAGTGCACTTGTAGCAGTTCAATTGCACCACTGCACCAAGACAATTACAGCACATCTAATTAAATGTAATCATGAAGAAGCTGGAGGTAGTGGAGCTGCCTAGGCTGCAATCCAGGAGAACATGTATACTATTTGAAAGTTGGAGGAATAAATGGAAGAGAAATGAGCCTTATAGCTCTTCTGACTTTGAAAGAGAGTGCATCTGCCATTATCCAGCATCTATATTGCCACAGAAAGTGGTGCGTCTCATTTGGATAGTCTATTCATATTGGGTAGCAATCGACTTTCTGGTTAAGGTTAAAGAAATGGTTGGATAAGATTTGAAAGATCCCATCTGAGGTCGACCAGTTTTAGAAAAATAGGAAAACAGTTAAAGACACAACAATCAAAGAGTAAGGAACTAGGCTGCTTAGCAAGTAATAGCAAGTTATCCAAGCTTACTTGACATCTGGTTTGACCGGGGTAATACCACGAGCACGTAAGTCAGCATCTTTGTTGTCAAAGAAACCTGCAGGGAGAGCTCCTTTGACCTGCTTAGCGTCTGAACCAGAACTAACTTTTGACACCGGTCCATTTTCACCAGATCGCTGATTTTCCATGCTTCTAGTCTCAGCATTCTTGGAGGTAGATAGGCCCTGACTGCTAGACCTTGCCAAAGACGGTTCAACCTCTTCAGTTCGATCTGAAACTGGAGAATCTCTTTCCGGTACATGGTCTCCCAACCTAGCTGAATCTTTCTCTGAAACATGAAAACTGAACAGATAAGTCATCCTTGACAACGAGAGAGAGATACAACTTTTATATTGGAATATCCAAGTCTTCATTACCAAGTATATAAACATTAATCAGAGGTAAGGATATACAGAGAGGCAAGATCAGGGCACACCAAACAGCAGCAGAATTACTGATTTCTCTCCCTATCCTCCACCTTTTATCTCTTTCTCTCATAGTAACATATTCTtccttttaagaaaatatttgaaaagcATATACAAATGGACCTACCAAAGACTCACCATACATCCAGTGTGCGTGGATTTTAAGAATACGACTTGCAAACTCATAGaatgtctttttcttttcaatatcATGGAAGGATTGAAAGATAAAGTCATGCTTCAACCACTGTTTAAATTTTTCTATTCAGAAAGTTtatataaaatggtaaattccCACGGGAGGCAACTTACCAATTTTTGGTCTCTTTGTCTCTTGATTGTCAAAAAAATTGGGAGGAAGCATAGATGATGCACGAGGCTTAGACAATCCAACAGAAGGTTCAGGTTCTTTACGGCTTATGCCCTCAGGAATTTCAGGCTTGGGTTTAGGCAACTCCTTTGGAGGCTCACTTTTTACATTGTTTGGGTTTTTCGCTGCAGCAGCATTAGCTTTGAGATTATTTATGGCCTGTACAAACATAACAATCTGTCTTAGCAGGGAAGAGTGCAGCACATATCTTACGTGTGATATAAAGGAGAAAACAGGAGATGAGCAGCAAGAACTAAAGAGGTCCTTAACAAGCACACCAAAGGCTATATAGTACATGCATGATAAACATTGATGACCAGCAGAAAACTCATAAAAATTTGGTTGGATCACCATGTGAGTACTTCCCTGTTAGctaaaagttcaaaaaatttatattcAACTATAGTAAGTCCCCTAAcccaaaaaaaccaaaaaggcTTTCTAATTCCTCCTCTAACAATCGTCCTGCATTAGACTCACAGCACAGTGTCCCTATCAATTCCTTGTCCTTTTGCTTCTCATACCAGCCTCCCACTTGAAATGTTTTTTTCCCTATGAATTCACAGCAACTTCTACTATAGCCCAAGCAAATGTAATTATAGACCAATTCCAAAAGTCTGAGTTCATGATGAACATGTAAACTAGCAATATAGCTAATTGGAGAATGGTGAAGGAGAAAGATCCCTATATTACAAAAAAGAAGCAAACTGATGACTATGAAGCTGCCAAGTCTGGTATGGCCAAATTAGCTTTTGCAGAACATGCTTTTACCTGATGCTTAACTCAAATAAAAAAGATACCTcaaatttagaaagaaaagaaatgaaaagaaaggaaggatacTAATGACTTAATGTGTTCATCTTAGCGTGATTGAAAGCACCTTTTTCTTAAGAGGTACGGACCACATGGTGACCACTTTACTAAGCTTGGACTAGCCTGCACCAAATTCCAGTATGCAAAAAGCTAAGACCAAAAATCAATGAGTATGATCTTACCTCATGATGTTTACGAGAAGCTTGATGTCCAGGCCATTGTGATTCAGATTTCAGAACAACATCACACACTCTACATACAGGCTGATCGTTCTCATTGTACCTGTGGTGTCACACAATTTATTATAAAGACAGGACTTGGGAAAAGTTAGTGCTGACAACTCTACATTAACAAAGCCAGATCATTGTTGACATGATACAAAGATACATGTCGTAAAACTAGACAACAATGCACCTTTAACTAGGATTGTAAATACAAAACCGTCTTAAGTATAGGTTGCAATCATGTCCAATCATGTAAAAGACCAAATACAACAAATACCGCATTAACATTACACTCAAATGCAGATAAGAACTTCGACCTTGAAACACAAAACTGATTCCACCCCACAATCAAAGagcacacacatacacactGATTTGGGTATTAAGCAAATGCAGGTGAAAGCATAGGCTAAATTCTAGAAACCAAGCAATAGGCTAAATTCTAGAAACCAACATGTTGCTATAACTATCAACAAAATCATCAACACTATCTACTCATTACGCATCCAGTTTCCAGATCCCCTTTACTCTTATCTTtaccttttcaaaaaaagaattgaGTTTCCAGATGCTGAATGCCTCAATCTATCTTCCGATGGCAAAAACTTTTTCCGGAAAGCTTGTTGTCgtacataaattttttaaagggaATTTAGTTGTTTACTAGCCATAACTTAACAccaagaaatgaaaatatacaaaaatatactttaTAGAGACTCCCTTGTACATatagtcagacctctctataacagtcatctctataacaacatttcccTATAACAACCATGTTTTCTGTGGAACCGATTTtcatgctatgtatattatatgttctctataacaacatttcactatcgCAGCCAAAAGATATCGGAACAGACGAccctgttatagagaggtttgactgtaatACCTTACAAGAGGGGAATCAATTCGCTTCTGCTTCTGCTCCTTCAGCTTTGCCCGGTATAACGCTCTCTTATCCATTGCAATGCTCTGTGTTAATACAGCACCAAAAATAAAGTTAGAAGAAAACCCAAAAAGTAAATGAATTCAATAACAAAGCACTTTTTTGCTAATTTTCATctgaaaaattagaaaagataCAGAAAGTTTCTATCTTTTcacaaaaaaagggggggggggaaaaccTTCCAATTATAAATAGAACACTGTAAAGTTCAGTTAATCAAAAAcagcaagaaaataaaataaaagaataaacaaacACTTCTGCTAATTCTcatatggaaaagaagaagTGCATAAATGGCCTGAAAATTTTCAGCGAAATGTTTCTAATTGTAAATACAGCAGATCAAACaataagggtgtgtttggtatgacggaaaatgttttccagtTTTCCCTTGTTTGATTGCAccaaatttcttgaaaaatgttttccttaaaaatttgAGGGAATACATTTTCTGGATCAATAAAAACACACCAATATGTCCccaacccacccccaccccagtGGCGGAGCTAGAAATTTTATCAAGGGTGTTTGAATTCatataatctatatattaaGGGTGTTCAATATGTAATGTCTAGAATACGTAATAATTGACATGTctacatggtataatttttcgGCAAAGGGTGTTCGGTTGAACACCCTTGCCAGgctgtggctccgccactgcccccacccccccactatccacccacccccacctcaTAATTGCAATCCGAGTTCAAAAACCTCATAGTTATTTGCTTGGAATGTATACATATGCAAATGCtcttaaaatgacattttcCAACTTGCTTACCAAACACAGGTAAATGAGTAggaaaattacttatttttcgacacaatattttcttggaaaacattttctgtcataccaaacacaccctattGCAAATAAAACTCGATAAAATCCAGCTAGCTCAAAAACCCGAAAGacaaatacaattaaaataaacaCCTTTTGCTAATCTTCctctaggaaaaaaaaaaaaaaaaaaggttatacGTGCAATAAATTCAGCAAATTCTTTTCTCaattgagggaaaaaaaaaatattaagccTATTACTGAGAGTTTCAAATAATGGAATGTgacagaaaaataaaattgtatgTACACTTCAACTTCATTGAACTAAAAACTCAGGCACTTAAATGTAAGATTAAAAATTACAAGATTAAAAATTATAAGATTAAAAATTATAAACTTACTTACTTGTGGATTAGCAGAATTGATGTTTAGGGTTGATAGATTATTGCGCTTTAATCTTCTAATGTGATTTCAATTCTTGTTCTTCGTAAATTCGAAATTTGTTTTAGCTGTTCCTTCATGGGTTCGAGTGGGCCGGGTTGATATTTGTTTTTCGGGTTCGGTCCCTAATTAATGGGGTAAATTTACTCTTAGTCCACTCGAGTTTTGATTTAGTTgagaaaatatatcattttggtTTTTGTGTCCACTTTGGGTCGTATTAATTTGAATTCACATTAGAAAGTCAGGTATATGTATCTCCCTATAAAAGTGATCTCACTTTGGGATTCAAACTCGAGACGtttggttaaaaataaaaaagtacttACCAACGTTTTTGTAGCTACACACCGTTTTTATCCCGTCTTATTGGTTAAATTcactaatttctcattttaaaatacataaaagacTTCTCGAGTAATATTGTAGGagaattttttatcaaattaaaatgTGAAGTATGaatttgttgaaaaaaaaaaaactaatactgttaatgtttttcaaatttaatttagtgtgtttccttttttatttttaatactctATCACACATAACTCAAACTAATATTTTAAGTTTCACATCTAATATCATTATATGAAATGAGATGAGGAgctgattcttttttttttttttttttttttttgttggaaaagaaatttgcacaaaaagaaaaatgtgtttgaatagttattttttatatatctgGATTTGTAAGGGGAAGAATATGCTTGAAAAACCACAGTCAAactacttaattttttttttttaaagaaaatatctacaaaattaaaatagtcaTAATCTGAATAAACCTCTTATGAggctttttaaaacaaaaataccTCATTGCTCACCTGGAACGACATTGATAGAGCACCTACGGAATGGCAAAAGGAGATACTCTGGATGATTGACAGAAGAAGAAGCAAGAATGCAACCACCACCATATATAGAATGTCGCTAGTTGCAACAGTCTATTATGTGTGGCAAGAAAGGAATAGAATAGTATTTCAGAGACTACAAGACAACTAGAAGTGATAGCTAGATTGGCAATACATGAGGTGCTTATTCGAGGTAGTATGGTTCAGAGATTAGCTAGCAGATTGTATCCTATGTAACGCAAGGGCTGATCAGTAGTACAGAAGAGGACGTGCATTGAGATTAGGCCTGTCCGACTCAATGTAGTCTCAGTTTTTGTCTTTTCATTcactttaatattttttttcttcacttttttcactaaTAAAATGCAAGTTAATTAATACAacttaaagagagagagagagagagaaaaacttatttttcaatttttttacttttttacaaTTGGGATTTCAagaaagtaattaaatttaaaaacacaAGTgggaaattccaaaaaaaaagtgattttttttttttgttccacaAAATTCGAGCCCAATAATAATGGGACTAAagcaataataaaaaaaagaaaattgaaatacGTAAACAAATCAATTGGGACaagaaagtaattaattaaaaaaaaaaaactgggaGTAGGAAGGATTTTTATTCCACAAAATTCGAGCCCAATAATGGGACTAAAGCAATAATAAAAGAGCCATAAGGTAgataaatataatatgaaaaacTACACAGGAGGTTAACGTAATAAAGCATTTTTATTATTTCCCCTTGTCgtccattttcaaaaaattgagtAGCACTAAACTCCAGCTCATCGTCGCCGTTCAATTATCTCCGATCACCGGAATATTCCGATTCTCCGATTAATCAACATCTAAGTGAACCGGATTTAGAAAACGCAAGCTCTGAACCGGAGAGAACCGAACCGGGTCAATGGTCTAGGGTTTAGTGTGTTCTAGAAGCTTCCactacaacaacagcaacaacttCACTTCCGCCATGGATAATTCAAAGCTTTTCGTatttcttatttacttatttGCTCGGTTTTGCATCTCTTTCTCAGGTTACTCCgattatttttgtatatatagttttttttttttaatcaatgcTGAGGAAAATACTACGTTTTTTTGACAATAATAAGGTGTTAATGTTACTGTTTGATGTATATATTGATTAATTTTTGTTATCAATCAAATTACAAATCACTAAGCCGGCAAAAATgagggaaaaaaattgattttatggTAAATGAACCGTGTTCATGGTCTAGGGTTTAGTGTTCTACAAgcttcacaacaacaacaacaacaacttcacttataattatttttgtattatatgtttttattctttattttttgaagttttacTCAATGCCGCGGAAAAGAATACATTTTTTTGACAATAATGAGGTGTTAATGTTACTGTTTGATAGATAacaaaaatgttattttattaatttttttaacttataacCGAAAATTAACTAATTATGAGTTCAGAACTATTTTACAAATtaacaaaaattaacaaaaatacTAAGCtggaaacaagaaaaaaaattgattttatagTAAATGAAGTGCAGTGATTTTATAGTTAAACTAAGTATGTAAATGAAGTGcagtttttaaattaatttttgttatcTAACAAATTTATAACCGAAAAACTTAACAAATTATGATGAGTTTAGAACTATTTCAGTGAGGTGTTAATGGTACTGTTTGATAGATATGTTGTTTAGTTTTTGTTATCAATCAAATTAACAAATCACTAAGctggtaaaaaagaaaaaagtaattgATTTTATGATAAATGAAGTGCAGATGTAGATGTTAACTTATAGCAGGAAATTAACTAATTATGAGTTTGGAACTATTTCAATGAGGTGTTAATGTTACTGTTTGATAGATACGTTGATTAATTTTTGTTGCCAATCAAATTAACAAATCACTAAGctggtaaaaaagaaaaaagtaattgATTTTATGATAACTGAACTACTGAAGTACAGAtgtagagtttagcttatagcTGAAAATTAACTAAGTATGAGCTTAGAACTATTTCAAAGAAGCCTTCTGTTAAGCTGGAGCGTAACTAAATTAATAAGAAAGGCAGCTAATGCAGCTAAGTTATGAAAAGAGTTTTGTGAATCTCGgggttttttcttcttcttcggaAATCCATAACAATGCTCGCAAAACAACATTGGGATTTTTTATCGTTCTAAGGAGCATGGCTATGGTTGGATTTTGAGTTTGTGTGTGCTAAATTAAGGAAGAATCTAGAAGCTGCACTTTATGTCATTTAACCCTTCACTTCAGAAAGCATTTTCCGATGCAGAGTTCTATTTGGAGCGCCAACTTAATTGACTTTGAATgcatgtctttcttcattcctttATCTTCTTAGCGATACTTTTGTATAATAAGTTTTTGAATTTCTTATTAATTTGAACAGCTTCAGACCAAGTGAACTCTTTCCAGTCAGTTCCTGATCTTGAGAAATCAATGTACATGGCCATTGACGGGTATCCATGTGTACGGCTGCTTAACCTTTCAGGGGAGATCGGTTGTTCAAGTACGAAGTATGCGTTTAGTTGCATTTTTCTTGGTCTACGAAATGTCTCATCTGCTTTTAATTTTCTTGTCTAACTCTTCTTGTGCATGGCTAGACCCTGGGCGTGCCAACATAGTTGCTCCAGTTACTAGGTTCAAGACTGCGAATAAGTTGACTGAGCCATCTGCATTACTAGTGTCTATAGATCAATTTGAGGATCTTTttgcaaggtatgtaaatctcTCTCTTTGTAATGTTTTTGGGCAAGATTGTGTATCTTCGGCCTTCCTTTGGAtgtaaaagttattttctttttagcatTTTACTTTAAAATTCCTTCCCACATTTGCCAAACAGTTGAACCTCTTTGAATGGTTAATGGAGTTGCAGTACATCAAACTGTTCCACTCTTTAATTCTGGTTAATGTGCACTTTATACTCTCTttatttttggtatagattgATCAATTGAATTGCCAGATGATAGCAAATGTTGACCTATCAAACAAATAGGAGGAAAAAATAATTCCAAAATCTTCCAGTTTTTAAATGAACTTTTTCTATAGATGGCTAACTGTTTGACCCCCTGCTTGTATTTAGCGCGATGAGTCAAAAAGAATTTTAGAACTTCCCAGATAAAGAAACATCTTACCATCTTTAGATATGCACCTCATCTGATCCTACACTAGCTCTGTTGACATTTATGCACCAAGTTTCATCATCTTTCTTCGGGTTCGGAAGCTGGAGATCAACGAGGATAGGTAAATGCACCAATTCGGCTTTACATTGTAAATTAAAACCTAAAAGATAATGTATATTCTTAATG contains:
- the LOC132058869 gene encoding protein ABA AND ROS SENSITIVE 1, with the translated sequence MDKRALYRAKLKEQKQKRIDSPLVRYNENDQPVCRVCDVVLKSESQWPGHQASRKHHEAINNLKANAAAAKNPNNVKSEPPKELPKPKPEIPEGISRKEPEPSVGLSKPRASSMLPPNFFDNQETKRPKIEKDSARLGDHVPERDSPVSDRTEEVEPSLARSSSQGLSTSKNAETRSMENQRSGENGPVSKVSSGSDAKQVKGALPAGFFDNKDADLRARGITPVKPDVKDEYKEFEKLIQEDLKEVDNRLEEEEIDAAEMIEEEVSVEQRGYRERLEMLRRKKMELKAAKSSLGSKEIKVVNKESSDDESSSDDDSDENTVDWRAKHL